The Desertifilum tharense IPPAS B-1220 region TCTGGCTTGAGCTAAACTGGCGAGCGTATCGTACCAAATTCCATGTTTTCCATACAAAGCCGCCCGTTCGACCCAGGTTTTACTCTCAATTTGACTCATCACCCCATCCGCGAGTTGCACCCGGCGAACTTCTCCCCGCACGCTCGGATCGCCCGGTCTTAAGCCCTGTTCTCCCACCATCACAAAAGCCCATTGATAGGTTTTATCCACTTCTAGGGGAGGCAGGGTATCGGGAAGTTTGACGCTCAAAATACCCGACCGATTGGCAATCGGAATTTTAGCCTGATAATGGGTCACTTCATTTTCGTCCAATAACGCAAAGAAGACCGTTTCCGTCGTGCTTTGAGGAATATAGACAAAAAACGTGGGATAAGGGGTTGCCGTTAATCTAGGAGAGATGGCTGGCACTAAAGGGATCATGCACTCACCCGCGCAACCGATACTGCGAGAGGCCCCCTCAGCCGTATCATCGGGCTTACCTTCTCTGGGCGGTTCAAACGTGACGCGAAAGGTGTTCGCATCATGGGTGGCTTGCAGGGGAAGGGGAATGGTTGAGAGCGTTTGGGCCTGTATTTCCATTGATGGCCCAACCACTGCGAATGCCACAGAGAAAGTAACGGATAGAAGATTTAAGGATCTTAAGGTAAGTAAACGTATCATAGCGCTGTCATCTACCTATAGAGGTATGTATAAGTCCTTATCCCCTCATTATCCGATCGTAAGAGCAATGGGGCTTCAGTGATTTTACTTAGGTGTTATCCGAAGTTCCGCACTTTTCAAGGCTTACAGCCAATTTCCCACGAGAATAAAAGGGGCCCAATAGTAGGGGTGAGCGTAGCGAGGCTGCTTGAGCAGGGCAAGCTGGGCTTGGCGGAGGGCCTCGGCTTTCGTGTTTTGGCGCAATAGGTTGTGGTAGAACTCTGACATTAACTCGGCTGTCGATTCATCTTGCACCGGCCAAAGGGTGGCGAGGGTGCTGCGAGCGCCAGAACGAACTGCAACGCCAGCGAGTCCTAATGCGGCTTGTTTATCGCCTGTGGCGGTTTGACAAGCGCTGAGAACTAATAATTCAATCGGGTTAGGGTTGGTTTGTTGGCGAAAGCGCAAGATTTCCTCAAAGCGCTTGACCGGAATTTTGCGATCCCAAGCCAGGATAAAAGTAGAGTCCGCGTTCGAGCTAAATTGACCGTGGGTGGCTAAATGAACGACCTCAAAAGAGGCGTGCTGGAGTTGATGTTGCAGGCGAGTTTCCGTAAACTCTCGATCTAAGAAGACTTGAGCCGGAATTTGGGTCGTAATTTGGGCAATTTCTGCTTCAACCGCCGGTAGCGCTGAAAAGCCTTGACGCGCTTGGGTAAGTCCGCCAGCCAGCATTTTGACGGGTTGTTGGCGGAGGCTAAGGTTAGCGGGTACTAGCAGTTTCAAACCGGGCGCGATCGCAATTTGATATTGTTCAATCAGATACTGTTGCCCGTCGTGCAAGGCTGCCATTGGCAAATTTCGCATTGTCCCATCCAAGACAAACACTAGCGTTTGCGTATAATTGGCGATCAGTTCGGCTTGGATCGGTTGAATTAACCATTGATAAATCTGTTGAGCCAGCCGCAGGCGTTCCGAGTTAGAAAAGAACCGATTTAAAGATTCTAGAAATTGCTCAAAGGTTTGTTCAATCTCGGCAGCCGTACCGGGAACTGCATAATAACTTAACGGTTTTCCGGGTAGCGATAGGATCGCTGCTAACCGATCGGGTAGGATAATCGGATAGATGACGGCGGCCTGGGGATCGAGCTGTTCGATTGATTGGGGTTGGATATCCACACAGGCTTCTCGGAAAAAGTTATCGAGTTCAGCCAGTTGCAGAGATTCAATCACCTCGCGGGCTTGTCTGAGTTGGGCTTGGGTGGAGTTTTCATTCAGCAGTAACCCGACAAGCTGGCGGTAAATGGGTTCCACATTGTCCCGAAAGGAAAACTGCACCTCTGGGTTAATGGCGACTAAATCTTGCCGCAGAGATTGCAAGATTTTAACCGCTTCGCCATAGGCAACCGTTGCTTGAGCTAGTTTACCTTGTTGCTGCCAAATTTGACCGAGTTGCCCTTGCCAGCGTGCGATCAGATTATCCGCATGGCTTGTTTGAGCGATCGCCAATGCTTGTTGAGTCTGTTGTTCTGCGAGGGGCCATTGCTGCATCTGTTGAGCCAAATACCCCTGCTGACCGATAGCATAGGATTCTGCCCGTGCATCTTGCAATTGTCTGGCTTGAGCCGTTGCTTGGCTTAAAATCGGCTGAATCTTATCAACAGGCTGCTGGAGTTGCAGGAGGGTTCGAGCAAAGTTAATTTGACTGTAAATTGCTGCCCGACTGGGGGGGAGTTTCCCCAAGTTATCCTGAATTTGGGTCATG contains the following coding sequences:
- a CDS encoding DUF928 domain-containing protein gives rise to the protein MIRLLTLRSLNLLSVTFSVAFAVVGPSMEIQAQTLSTIPLPLQATHDANTFRVTFEPPREGKPDDTAEGASRSIGCAGECMIPLVPAISPRLTATPYPTFFVYIPQSTTETVFFALLDENEVTHYQAKIPIANRSGILSVKLPDTLPPLEVDKTYQWAFVMVGEQGLRPGDPSVRGEVRRVQLADGVMSQIESKTWVERAALYGKHGIWYDTLASLAQARQQQPSNSTLIATWQDLLNSVGLEAIATQPLLP
- a CDS encoding CHAT domain-containing protein, with the protein product MLNIRFRFKPIHYSICLGLLVLVLVVTPARAKLPVLPSSPPPQGVLLAQSEPFSLLEQGRNFYEGGRFTEAIALWQQAAHLISNPVQRALIFSYLSNAYQELGQWQEAETAIQESLRLLQAQGDRAVLAQVLNTQGSLQLAKGQTEAAFETWKQAEAAYIASGDRVGQWGSIMNQAQALQALGLYRRAKTTLEQLNAQLQTLPDFPLKVSGLRSLGVTLQVVGDLAESQQVLEQSLAIAQRLNLGAEANASLFSLANTLRALNQPQAALEAYQTVAQTATHPLTQAQAQLNQLSLLAETEPTAISQPLMTQIQDNLGKLPPSRAAIYSQINFARTLLQLQQPVDKIQPILSQATAQARQLQDARAESYAIGQQGYLAQQMQQWPLAEQQTQQALAIAQTSHADNLIARWQGQLGQIWQQQGKLAQATVAYGEAVKILQSLRQDLVAINPEVQFSFRDNVEPIYRQLVGLLLNENSTQAQLRQAREVIESLQLAELDNFFREACVDIQPQSIEQLDPQAAVIYPIILPDRLAAILSLPGKPLSYYAVPGTAAEIEQTFEQFLESLNRFFSNSERLRLAQQIYQWLIQPIQAELIANYTQTLVFVLDGTMRNLPMAALHDGQQYLIEQYQIAIAPGLKLLVPANLSLRQQPVKMLAGGLTQARQGFSALPAVEAEIAQITTQIPAQVFLDREFTETRLQHQLQHASFEVVHLATHGQFSSNADSTFILAWDRKIPVKRFEEILRFRQQTNPNPIELLVLSACQTATGDKQAALGLAGVAVRSGARSTLATLWPVQDESTAELMSEFYHNLLRQNTKAEALRQAQLALLKQPRYAHPYYWAPFILVGNWL